Proteins encoded within one genomic window of Brassica oleracea var. oleracea cultivar TO1000 unplaced genomic scaffold, BOL UnpScaffold01463, whole genome shotgun sequence:
- the LOC106321347 gene encoding uncharacterized protein LOC106321347: MHKRLSSAEKGKGLALTSQEEAPRKARVRVTTETPDNSARFRQLNLTLIGKVTNPSVQKVWTLIPFFTDLWKTERRPVGSDLGQGLFQFQFEEEADLLGVLEKRPYHFAKWMIILQRWEPTISPSFPSLIPFWIKVQGVPLHLWTEATIKSIGEDIGMSESLEITSLAIRMRVHVNGRLPLIKSSVIEYDNGDEVIATLVYERLEKHYSQCNRLDHELKDCLEAKALKKARALAAPELSTGSYYKEDRSREMMAHSLQQTPRNSGNYRPKETYQNRRDLRYEVLDRRHQRLTKNRSISRNLRYKRQEWQPKNANSLRNLGREDSRDRRDTHSASQS, encoded by the coding sequence ATGCATAAGAGACTCTCTTCTGCCGAAAAAGGAAAAGGACTAGCCCTAACCTCCCAAGAAGAGGCACCCAGGAAAGCTAGAGTACGAGTCACAACTGAGACTCCGGATAACTCCGCTCGATTCCGACAGCTCAACCTTACCTTGATAGGGAAGGTAACAAACCCATCAGTTCAAAAGGTCTGGACCCTCATTCCTTTCTTCACCGACTTGTGGAAAACAGAGAGAAGACCTGTTGGCTCAGATTTGGGTCAAGGCCTATTCCAATTTcaatttgaagaagaagctgacCTACTAGGGGTTTTGGAAAAACGCCCCTACCACTTTGCTAAGTGGATGATAATATTGCAAAGATGGGAGCCAACTATCTCCCCGTCGTTCCCATCACTCATACCTTTCTGGATTAAGGTTCAAGGAGTCCCGCTTCACCTATGGACTGAGGCCACTATCAAGTCCATAGGAGAGGACATTGGAATGTCCGAATCACTCGAGATTACTTCTCTGGCCATCCGAATGAGAGTTCATGTCAACGGAAGACTCCCATTAATCAAGTCTTCAGTAATTGAGTATGACAATGGAGATGAGGTCATAGCAACACTGGTCTACGAAAGACTTGAAAAACATTACTCTCAATGCAATAGACTGGACCATGAGCTCAAAGATTGCCTCGAAGCAAAGGCACTAAAGAAAGCAAGGGCTCTTGCGGCACCAGAACTCTCTACAGGGAGCTACTATAAGGAAGACAGATCAAGAGAAATGATGGCCCACTCTCTGCAACAGACTCCCCGTAACTCTGGAAACTATCGCCCCAAAGAAACCTACCAAAACAGAAGAGATCTGAGATATGAGGTCCTCGACCGTAGGCACCAACGCCTAACAAAAAATAGGAGTATCAGTAGGAATTTAAGATACAAGAGGCAGGAATGGCAACCAAAAAACGCTAATAGCTTACGTAACTTGGGAAGAGAGGACTCCCGAGATAGAAGAGATACCCACTCCGCGTCTCAGAGTTGA